One stretch of Novosphingobium pentaromativorans US6-1 DNA includes these proteins:
- the dprA gene encoding DNA-processing protein DprA gives MSGGQALAAIDRDEALARIRLLRSPNVGPVTYAQLLARFGDARRAVDALPEIAGRSGKRYRPAPEQVALDEAKAVRRAGARYLFHDAPEYPALLAASEAPPPILIVRGDLACLAAPCVALVGARNASAAAVRLARMLAGELADAGMTVVSGLARGIDGAAHHGALGAGGATVGVIASGIDVTYPPEHAELQERIALDGLLIAEQPPGTEPLARHFPSRNRIIAGLSSGTLVVEAAPRSGSLITARLAGEMGREVMAIPGSPLDPRSHGCNQLIRDGAILVQRAEDVIELLSGFDGSARSTFREAMPGWGACEDISEAEPAPLADLLTTAPVPVDELIRQSGASPAAVQLALLEREIAGALVRHAGGRVSRA, from the coding sequence GTGAGTGGCGGGCAGGCGCTCGCCGCGATCGACAGGGACGAAGCGCTCGCGCGCATCCGTCTGCTGCGCTCCCCCAATGTCGGTCCGGTCACTTACGCGCAGCTGCTTGCGCGCTTCGGCGATGCGCGCCGGGCCGTCGATGCGCTGCCCGAAATCGCGGGGCGCTCCGGCAAGCGCTATCGACCGGCGCCCGAGCAGGTTGCACTCGATGAGGCGAAGGCAGTGCGCCGGGCAGGGGCGCGCTATCTCTTCCACGATGCGCCCGAGTATCCTGCGCTGCTCGCCGCAAGCGAGGCGCCGCCGCCAATCCTGATCGTCAGGGGCGATCTTGCATGTCTGGCAGCGCCGTGTGTTGCGCTCGTCGGCGCGCGCAACGCCTCCGCAGCGGCAGTCAGGCTTGCCCGGATGCTGGCCGGAGAACTGGCGGACGCGGGCATGACGGTCGTCTCGGGCCTTGCCCGCGGCATCGACGGCGCCGCCCATCACGGCGCGCTTGGCGCCGGCGGCGCGACCGTGGGGGTGATCGCCAGCGGCATCGACGTAACCTATCCGCCGGAACACGCAGAGCTGCAGGAACGGATTGCACTGGACGGCCTGCTGATCGCCGAGCAACCGCCGGGCACGGAGCCGCTGGCGCGGCACTTCCCGTCCCGCAACCGGATCATCGCCGGCCTGAGTTCAGGAACCCTGGTGGTAGAGGCCGCTCCGCGTTCCGGTTCGCTGATCACGGCGCGGCTGGCCGGAGAGATGGGCCGCGAAGTCATGGCGATCCCCGGCTCGCCGCTCGACCCGCGTTCGCACGGCTGCAACCAGCTCATCCGCGACGGCGCTATCCTCGTCCAGCGTGCCGAGGACGTGATCGAGCTGCTCAGCGGTTTCGATGGATCGGCGCGCTCGACGTTTCGCGAAGCCATGCCGGGCTGGGGCGCCTGCGAGGATATTTCCGAGGCGGAACCCGCGCCGCTTGCCGACTTGCTCACCACGGCCCCGGTGCCCGTCGACGAGCTGATCCGCCAGTCCGGCGCCAGTCCGGCGGCCGTGCAGCTTGCGCTGCTGGAACGGGAGATCGCCGGTGCGCTCGTGCGCCATGCCGGAGGCCGGGTCAGCCGGGCGTGA
- the era gene encoding GTPase Era — protein sequence MTEKCGLVAVIGAPNAGKSTLVNALVGQKVAITSAKAQTTRARLMGIALQNEVQIILADTPGIFAPKRRLDRAMVAAAWEGAQEADAILLVVDAVKQRRHELAPLLETLKDRPERKLLVLNKVDASAKEPLLKLAEELTGAVSFDEVYFVSALTNDGVPELKTHLAGLMPEGPWHYPEDQVSDASERLLACEVTREQLYKQLHDELPYDSAVRPESYTQRKDGSVEIRQQIVVARDSQKAIVLGKRGAKIRAIGEAARNELAEVLGQKVHLFLHVKVEEDWAEARDIYEEIGLDWVK from the coding sequence ATGACCGAGAAATGCGGTCTCGTCGCCGTGATCGGCGCTCCCAATGCCGGCAAGTCCACGCTGGTCAATGCGCTCGTCGGCCAGAAGGTGGCGATCACCTCGGCCAAGGCGCAGACCACCCGCGCCCGCCTGATGGGCATTGCCCTGCAGAACGAAGTGCAGATTATCCTGGCCGATACACCCGGCATCTTCGCTCCCAAGCGCCGCCTCGACCGCGCCATGGTCGCCGCCGCCTGGGAAGGCGCGCAGGAGGCCGACGCGATCCTGCTCGTGGTCGACGCGGTCAAGCAACGCCGGCACGAACTGGCGCCGCTGCTCGAAACGCTCAAAGACCGTCCCGAGCGCAAATTGCTCGTGCTCAACAAGGTCGACGCCAGCGCCAAGGAACCCCTGCTCAAGCTGGCCGAAGAACTGACCGGGGCGGTCAGCTTCGACGAGGTGTATTTCGTATCGGCGCTTACCAACGACGGCGTGCCCGAACTCAAGACGCACCTTGCCGGGCTCATGCCGGAAGGCCCGTGGCATTACCCCGAGGACCAGGTTTCCGACGCCTCGGAGCGCCTGCTGGCCTGCGAAGTGACGCGCGAACAGCTCTACAAGCAGCTCCACGACGAATTGCCTTACGACAGCGCGGTGCGCCCAGAATCCTACACCCAGCGCAAGGATGGCTCGGTCGAGATCCGCCAGCAGATCGTCGTCGCACGCGACAGCCAGAAGGCTATCGTCCTGGGCAAGCGCGGCGCGAAGATCCGCGCCATCGGCGAGGCCGCGCGTAACGAATTGGCAGAGGTTCTCGGGCAAAAGGTTCACCTCTTCCTCCACGTCAAGGTCGAGGAAGATTGGGCCGAGGCTCGCGACATCTACGAAGAAATCGGACTGGACTGGGTAAAATGA
- the murI gene encoding glutamate racemase has protein sequence MSSDSSTTGQTAGDRASNDPSAPILLFDSGVGGLTVLEEVRKLQPAMPVIYAADTAGLPYGTKSEAQVAARVAGLLGRMTERFKPRLVCIACNTASTIALGMVRDVLEVPIVGTVPAIKPAAAMTRSGVIGLLGTEATIRQAYVDRLEHEFAADKILLRHGAPGLVEAAEAKLRGEPVDTRIIREACEALRSRPDGERIDTVVLACTHFPLLRTELAEVFGPDVRFVHGAAGIARQIARLTDGQACTRQVPDRALFTGPEGTLGAYREALANYGLIEGGKF, from the coding sequence ATGTCCTCCGATAGTTCCACCACCGGGCAGACCGCAGGCGACCGGGCCAGCAACGACCCGTCGGCTCCGATTCTCCTGTTCGACTCGGGGGTTGGTGGCCTCACGGTGCTGGAGGAAGTGCGCAAGCTCCAGCCCGCCATGCCGGTGATCTACGCGGCGGACACGGCCGGCCTGCCTTATGGCACCAAGAGCGAGGCGCAAGTCGCCGCCCGCGTCGCCGGATTGCTCGGCCGCATGACGGAGCGCTTCAAGCCCCGACTCGTGTGCATCGCCTGCAACACCGCCTCGACGATCGCCCTGGGCATGGTTCGCGACGTGCTTGAGGTTCCGATCGTGGGCACCGTTCCGGCAATCAAGCCGGCTGCGGCCATGACGCGCAGCGGCGTGATCGGCCTGCTGGGCACCGAAGCGACGATCCGGCAGGCCTACGTCGACCGGCTCGAGCACGAATTCGCCGCCGACAAGATCCTGCTGCGCCATGGCGCTCCGGGTCTCGTCGAGGCAGCCGAAGCGAAGTTGCGCGGCGAGCCGGTGGACACGAGAATCATCCGGGAGGCCTGCGAGGCCCTGCGATCAAGGCCCGATGGCGAGCGGATCGACACCGTCGTTCTCGCCTGCACGCACTTCCCGCTGCTCAGGACCGAACTGGCCGAAGTCTTCGGTCCGGACGTGCGCTTCGTGCACGGCGCCGCAGGTATCGCGCGCCAGATCGCGCGCCTGACTGACGGGCAGGCATGCACTCGCCAGGTACCCGACCGGGCGCTTTTCACCGGGCCGGAAGGCACGCTGGGCGCATATCGGGAAGCGCTGGCGAACTATGGGCTGATCGAGGGCGGTAAATTTTGA
- the lepB gene encoding signal peptidase I, whose protein sequence is MSETNSDAAKPAIDSTAKKPAAAEKKDEGFFSFLFWLVLAVVVLRSFIISPFNIPSESMLPRLLTGDYLFATKWSYGYSRYSLPFSLPLIPGRIFASQPERGDVVIFKAPPGNDVDYIKRVIGLPGDEIQIKSGQVFINGKAVPKQRVDDFILPVSPNTDCYGPEFEATGKDGEPVCHYPQFRETLPNGKSYNVLDLGTTPQDDTGVYIVPEDHLFLMGDNRDNSMDSRFPAVEGQGIGIVPQGNLVGKAAVMMFSTDGSAEWIKPWTWFTAARWSRIGGTF, encoded by the coding sequence ATGAGCGAGACCAATAGCGACGCCGCCAAGCCGGCCATCGACTCGACAGCGAAGAAGCCTGCGGCGGCGGAGAAGAAGGACGAGGGTTTCTTCTCGTTTCTTTTCTGGCTGGTGCTGGCCGTAGTGGTGCTGCGCAGCTTCATCATTTCGCCGTTCAACATCCCCAGCGAATCCATGCTGCCGCGCCTGTTGACCGGGGATTACCTATTCGCGACCAAGTGGTCCTACGGCTATTCCAGGTACTCGCTGCCCTTCAGCCTGCCGCTGATCCCGGGCCGCATCTTCGCCAGCCAGCCCGAGCGCGGCGACGTCGTCATCTTCAAGGCGCCCCCGGGCAACGACGTCGACTACATCAAGCGCGTCATCGGGCTGCCGGGTGACGAGATCCAGATCAAGTCCGGCCAGGTCTTCATCAATGGCAAGGCGGTGCCCAAGCAGCGCGTGGACGACTTCATCCTGCCAGTCTCGCCGAACACCGACTGCTATGGACCCGAATTCGAAGCGACGGGCAAGGACGGCGAGCCGGTCTGCCACTATCCGCAGTTCCGCGAGACGCTGCCAAACGGCAAGAGCTACAATGTGCTCGACCTCGGCACCACGCCGCAGGACGATACCGGCGTCTACATCGTGCCCGAGGATCACCTGTTCCTGATGGGCGACAACCGCGACAATTCCATGGACAGCCGCTTCCCTGCCGTCGAAGGCCAGGGCATCGGCATCGTCCCGCAGGGCAACCTGGTGGGCAAGGCCGCGGTCATGATGTTCTCGACCGATGGCTCGGCCGAATGGATCAAGCCCTGGACCTGGTTCACCGCGGCACGCTGGAGCCGCATCGGCGGGACCTTCTGA
- a CDS encoding SGNH/GDSL hydrolase family protein: MIPMPRIAAACAALLFSCATAPLVEAQATETDNIESVGQIASQQANPETSVAQSLEGARYVAIGSSYAAGPLLPPGKPAAPGAPARCGQSMNNYPTLLAQRFGMVLVDRTCSGATTDHVLGPWGDVPAQLASVDAATRLVTVTIGGNDLSYVGDLFSATCIQRAGELAAAGFAPKPCGAIRNPTEADYLRVEEQLNAIARRVREVAPNARLVFVQYLTPLPAGTLCANTPVSEDAAAIVRRIGARLAEITGKVAQAHEAIVVEMNQASANHTPCDAEPWMIGAPKGYNGKDGLQWHLNLAGMKATADGIAYWLEKSGVQPKVPQVPGVVQPGPGPIEDQVAPEPQDPDTAEPAREDKPKLSPESPTSGKQPKV; the protein is encoded by the coding sequence ATGATCCCGATGCCCCGCATTGCCGCCGCTTGTGCGGCACTCCTCTTCAGCTGCGCGACTGCCCCGCTGGTCGAGGCGCAGGCCACCGAGACCGACAACATCGAATCCGTCGGCCAGATCGCTTCGCAGCAGGCAAACCCCGAAACCTCCGTTGCGCAGAGCCTGGAAGGCGCGCGCTACGTTGCGATCGGCTCCTCCTATGCTGCCGGACCTCTGCTGCCGCCCGGCAAGCCCGCGGCGCCCGGCGCGCCGGCGCGCTGCGGCCAGAGCATGAACAATTATCCGACCCTTCTGGCGCAGCGCTTCGGCATGGTTCTGGTCGATCGCACCTGTTCGGGCGCGACGACGGACCACGTCCTCGGCCCCTGGGGGGACGTCCCGGCGCAGCTCGCTTCGGTCGATGCAGCGACCCGGCTGGTGACCGTCACCATCGGCGGCAATGACCTCAGCTATGTCGGCGACCTGTTTTCGGCGACCTGCATCCAGCGCGCCGGCGAACTGGCCGCAGCCGGCTTCGCCCCGAAACCGTGCGGCGCGATCCGCAATCCAACCGAAGCCGACTACCTGCGCGTCGAGGAGCAGCTCAACGCCATTGCCCGCCGCGTGCGCGAGGTCGCGCCGAACGCGCGGCTCGTCTTCGTCCAGTACCTCACGCCGCTGCCCGCAGGGACGCTGTGCGCGAACACTCCGGTCAGCGAGGATGCCGCAGCCATCGTGCGCCGGATCGGCGCCCGGCTGGCCGAGATCACCGGCAAGGTAGCGCAGGCGCACGAGGCCATCGTCGTGGAAATGAACCAGGCCTCCGCCAACCACACCCCCTGCGATGCCGAACCGTGGATGATCGGCGCGCCCAAGGGCTATAACGGCAAGGATGGCCTGCAGTGGCACCTCAACCTCGCGGGTATGAAGGCGACTGCAGACGGCATCGCCTACTGGCTGGAAAAGAGCGGCGTGCAGCCGAAAGTCCCGCAAGTGCCTGGCGTCGTGCAGCCCGGACCGGGACCGATAGAAGACCAGGTCGCTCCCGAGCCGCAGGACCCCGACACGGCGGAACCCGCCCGGGAGGACAAGCCTAAGCTGAGCCCGGAAAGCCCGACCTCGGGCAAGCAGCCCAAGGTCTGA
- the topA gene encoding type I DNA topoisomerase produces the protein MQLVIVESPAKAKTIEKYLGKDFKVLASYGHVRDLPPKDGSVRPDEGFEMDWELYGDKQKQVRAITDAAKVSDRLILATDPDREGEAISWHVLELLKKRRALPKDVQRVTFNAITKDTVTKAMQAPRELDQDLIDAYLARRALDYLFGFTLSPVLWRKLPGAKSAGRVQSVALRLIVDREREIEAFRPQEYWSVAALMEQDGTPFTAKLVAFEGQKLDRLSLGDEGIAMRAKAAVEQGAFKVENVETKPHRRNPQPPFTTSTLQQEASRKLGFSASQTMRVAQSLYEAGAITYMRTDGVQMDPSAISACRKAISDRYDGHYLPEKPRHYETKAKNAQEAHEAIRPTEFTRDRFGSGDEARLYDLIFKRAMASQMASAALERTTITLRDGTGRNELRATGQVVKFPGFLAVYEEGRDQKEDDEESGLLPMMRSGDAPAKKDVTAEQHFTQPPPRFSEASLVKRLEELGIGRPSTYAATIQVLKDRNYVRTEKNRFFAEESGRLLTAFLERFFERYVAYDFTAGMEEELDDVSGGRHAWKELLEAFWRDFKPKSDEVMERKPSEVTEVLDEFLSDYLFPPKDDGSDPRACPKCADGRLALRGGRYGAFVACSNYPECKFTRKFAQPGGNGETADDEELGKHPETGEEITRRVGRFGPYIQLGEGKEAKRASIPKDIDELTLDWALKLLSLPREVGKHPETGKEIVANIGRYGPYLLHDGKYGKLRSTADVFETGMNAAVSILAEAAQGGGRGQRAKAEPIKVLGKHPTSEGEIKVLAGRYGPYVTDGTTNATLPRDQKPEELTAEQAIALIDAKAAKGPAKKKGAKKAPAKKAAAKKAPAKKAATRKAAPKKKAAEAEAAE, from the coding sequence ATGCAGCTTGTCATCGTCGAATCGCCGGCCAAGGCGAAAACCATCGAAAAGTACCTGGGCAAGGACTTCAAGGTCCTGGCGAGTTATGGCCACGTCCGCGATCTTCCGCCCAAGGATGGCTCGGTCCGCCCGGACGAGGGCTTCGAGATGGATTGGGAGCTCTACGGCGACAAGCAGAAGCAGGTTCGCGCTATCACCGATGCCGCGAAGGTTTCCGACCGACTGATCCTCGCGACTGACCCTGATCGCGAAGGCGAGGCGATTTCGTGGCACGTGCTGGAACTGCTCAAGAAGCGCCGCGCGCTGCCCAAGGACGTGCAGCGCGTGACCTTCAATGCCATCACCAAGGACACGGTGACCAAGGCGATGCAGGCCCCGCGCGAGCTCGATCAGGACCTGATCGACGCTTATCTTGCCCGCCGCGCGCTCGATTACCTGTTCGGCTTCACGCTTTCGCCGGTCCTCTGGCGCAAGCTGCCGGGCGCCAAGTCCGCGGGCCGCGTGCAGTCCGTGGCGCTGCGCCTGATCGTCGACCGGGAGCGTGAGATCGAGGCGTTCAGGCCGCAGGAATACTGGTCGGTCGCCGCGCTCATGGAGCAGGATGGCACGCCTTTCACCGCCAAGCTGGTCGCGTTCGAGGGGCAGAAGCTCGATCGCCTGAGCCTGGGCGACGAAGGCATCGCGATGCGCGCGAAGGCCGCCGTGGAGCAGGGTGCGTTCAAGGTCGAGAATGTCGAGACCAAGCCGCATCGCCGCAATCCGCAGCCCCCGTTCACGACCTCGACCCTGCAGCAGGAAGCCTCGCGCAAGCTCGGCTTTTCGGCCAGCCAGACGATGCGCGTGGCGCAGTCCCTCTATGAGGCGGGCGCGATCACCTACATGCGTACCGACGGCGTGCAGATGGACCCTTCGGCCATTTCCGCGTGCCGCAAGGCGATTTCGGACCGCTACGATGGGCACTACTTGCCCGAGAAGCCGCGTCACTACGAGACCAAGGCGAAGAACGCGCAGGAAGCCCACGAGGCGATCCGTCCCACCGAGTTTACCCGCGACCGTTTCGGTTCGGGCGACGAGGCGCGCCTCTACGACCTGATCTTCAAGCGCGCGATGGCCAGCCAGATGGCCTCTGCCGCCCTTGAGCGCACGACGATTACGCTGCGCGACGGCACCGGCCGCAACGAACTGCGCGCCACCGGCCAGGTCGTGAAGTTCCCCGGCTTCCTTGCGGTCTACGAGGAAGGACGCGACCAGAAGGAGGACGACGAGGAATCCGGCCTGCTGCCGATGATGCGCAGCGGCGACGCGCCCGCGAAGAAGGACGTGACCGCCGAGCAGCACTTCACCCAGCCGCCGCCGCGCTTCTCCGAGGCCAGCCTCGTCAAGCGGCTCGAGGAACTGGGCATCGGCCGCCCTTCGACTTACGCCGCGACGATCCAGGTCCTGAAGGACCGCAACTACGTCCGCACCGAGAAAAACCGTTTCTTCGCAGAGGAATCGGGGCGACTTCTCACCGCATTTCTCGAGCGCTTCTTCGAACGCTACGTGGCCTACGACTTTACTGCGGGCATGGAAGAGGAACTCGACGACGTTTCGGGCGGTCGCCATGCCTGGAAGGAGCTGCTCGAGGCCTTCTGGCGCGATTTCAAGCCGAAGTCCGACGAGGTGATGGAGCGCAAGCCCTCGGAAGTGACCGAGGTGCTCGACGAGTTCCTTTCCGACTACCTGTTCCCGCCCAAGGACGACGGTTCGGATCCGCGCGCCTGCCCCAAGTGCGCCGATGGCCGGCTGGCGCTGCGTGGCGGTCGTTATGGCGCCTTCGTCGCCTGTTCGAACTATCCGGAGTGCAAGTTCACCCGCAAGTTCGCGCAGCCCGGCGGCAATGGCGAGACGGCCGATGACGAGGAACTGGGCAAGCACCCGGAAACCGGCGAAGAGATCACCCGCCGGGTCGGTCGCTTCGGTCCCTACATCCAGCTGGGTGAGGGCAAGGAAGCCAAGCGCGCCTCGATTCCCAAGGACATCGACGAGCTGACGCTGGACTGGGCGCTCAAGCTGCTCAGCCTGCCGCGCGAAGTCGGCAAGCACCCCGAGACTGGCAAGGAAATCGTCGCGAATATAGGGCGTTACGGGCCTTACCTGCTGCACGACGGCAAGTACGGCAAGCTGCGCTCCACTGCCGACGTTTTCGAGACGGGCATGAATGCGGCTGTTTCGATCCTGGCCGAGGCCGCGCAAGGCGGCGGACGCGGCCAGCGCGCCAAGGCGGAGCCGATCAAGGTGCTGGGCAAGCACCCGACGAGCGAGGGCGAGATCAAGGTCCTCGCGGGACGCTACGGCCCCTACGTCACCGACGGCACGACCAACGCCACTCTCCCGCGCGACCAGAAGCCTGAGGAGCTGACCGCCGAGCAGGCGATCGCCCTGATCGATGCCAAGGCCGCCAAGGGGCCGGCGAAGAAGAAGGGTGCCAAGAAGGCTCCTGCCAAGAAGGCCGCCGCGAAGAAGGCACCGGCCAAGAAAGCCGCGACCAGGAAGGCTGCGCCCAAAAAGAAGGCCGCCGAAGCGGAAGCCGCCGAATGA
- the plsY gene encoding glycerol-3-phosphate 1-O-acyltransferase PlsY → MQWIFALALGYALGSVPFGLIITRIAGAGDLRSIGSGNIGATNVLRTGRKGLAAATLLLDLLKGLAAVLIAAALWPASVWLAALGAFLGHCFPVWLKFRGGKGVATTAGIAFGLAWPVGLAYALTWIGLLLTVKISSVAGMTAAVVAPLVALALGHQDAALVLAVIAAIVLFQHRENIARLRAGTEPRVGGSKKS, encoded by the coding sequence ATGCAGTGGATATTCGCTTTGGCACTGGGCTACGCGCTCGGCTCCGTACCCTTTGGCCTCATCATCACCCGGATTGCCGGTGCGGGCGACTTGCGCTCGATCGGTTCGGGCAACATCGGCGCAACCAATGTGCTGCGCACCGGACGCAAGGGGCTGGCTGCGGCCACCCTCCTGCTGGACCTGCTCAAGGGCCTTGCCGCAGTGCTGATCGCCGCGGCGCTGTGGCCGGCATCGGTCTGGCTGGCTGCACTCGGCGCTTTTCTGGGGCACTGTTTTCCGGTCTGGCTGAAGTTTCGCGGCGGCAAGGGCGTGGCGACGACGGCGGGCATTGCCTTCGGCCTCGCCTGGCCGGTGGGCCTTGCTTATGCCTTGACCTGGATCGGCCTGCTCCTGACCGTGAAGATTTCTTCTGTCGCGGGCATGACGGCGGCCGTGGTCGCTCCGCTGGTGGCCCTGGCGCTGGGGCACCAGGACGCCGCGCTCGTCCTCGCCGTCATCGCTGCGATCGTGCTGTTCCAGCACCGCGAGAACATCGCGCGGCTTCGCGCCGGAACCGAACCCAGGGTGGGCGGCAGCAAGAAGTCCTGA
- the rnc gene encoding ribonuclease III, translated as MLDDATRDFITRITGSAPRDEALWLAALTHGSTGEKRNYERLEFLGDRVLGLVVAEWLYQTSNEAEGRLSQRLNALVSRAMCAQIARQIELGPRMRLGKQARDDGGEDSDNILGDVMEALIGACFTECGFASAKAMVRKLWADAVQGKTGKRKHPKSALQEWAAGNRRRMPEYRLLERTGPDHASQFTVEVTIHHVGSAQATASSKQDAETQAAEEFMKKFA; from the coding sequence TTGCTGGACGATGCTACCCGCGACTTCATAACCAGAATTACCGGCAGCGCGCCTCGGGACGAGGCCCTCTGGCTGGCCGCCCTCACCCACGGCAGTACGGGCGAGAAGCGCAATTACGAAAGGCTGGAATTCCTTGGCGACCGGGTCCTTGGCCTGGTTGTCGCCGAATGGCTGTACCAGACCAGCAACGAGGCCGAGGGCCGCCTGTCGCAGCGCCTCAATGCCCTCGTCAGCCGGGCGATGTGTGCCCAGATCGCGCGCCAGATCGAACTCGGGCCGCGCATGCGGCTGGGCAAGCAGGCCCGCGACGACGGCGGCGAGGACAGCGACAACATCCTCGGCGACGTGATGGAAGCGCTGATCGGCGCATGTTTCACCGAATGCGGCTTCGCAAGCGCCAAGGCCATGGTGCGCAAGCTGTGGGCCGATGCGGTGCAGGGCAAGACGGGCAAGCGCAAGCATCCCAAGTCCGCTCTGCAGGAATGGGCCGCGGGCAATCGCCGCCGGATGCCCGAATACCGCCTGCTGGAGCGCACCGGACCCGATCACGCCTCGCAATTCACGGTCGAAGTCACGATCCACCACGTCGGCAGCGCCCAGGCCACGGCCTCGTCCAAGCAGGATGCGGAAACGCAGGCCGCCGAAGAGTTCATGAAAAAATTCGCATGA
- a CDS encoding MFS transporter, giving the protein MLQLRNTISPEGKSTASDLAFSSESKAGGGDEPFGERHEDDGLAMPRRIWAIIAISFGTALFVLDGTIANVALPTIARDLKVQDGAVVNVVTLYQLVMVMALLPFSNLGERLGLRRVYQIGQVIFMAASALTLFAHSLPALLLVRVGQALGAGMAMSVSAAMIREIYPKTGLGSGLGINSVIVASANAVAPVLGGLIVARADWRLIFVAAVPFALVSFLIGRFLPDPVRGEVPFNWRAGLWSAGTFAMLVGGIELAVHGGWVAAGIAVAIGGLISAVLLARSERSRTSPVFPVDLLSRPAIGISILAAMAGFIGTAGLVVALPFQLEQGMGFSPTEVGLLILPLPLTMLVVSPTAGWLSDRVSPSILGLTGMVIAAIGLFLLAFLPVHAGAVEIAWRLVLCGLGFGLFFSPNARMVVGNAPRERTAAAGGLLATGRLFGQTLGAASIGLFLSFGAGLGPIPMLFAAGLALLAGLGSLTRWRVAENPRSAVS; this is encoded by the coding sequence ATGCTGCAGTTGCGAAACACTATATCTCCGGAAGGGAAGTCGACCGCCAGCGACCTCGCTTTCTCCAGCGAATCGAAGGCTGGAGGGGGCGATGAACCCTTCGGCGAACGGCACGAGGACGATGGCCTTGCGATGCCGCGGCGGATCTGGGCGATCATTGCCATTTCGTTCGGTACGGCGCTTTTCGTGCTGGATGGCACGATTGCCAACGTCGCCCTGCCGACGATCGCGCGCGACCTCAAGGTGCAGGACGGTGCGGTCGTCAATGTCGTCACCTTGTACCAGCTTGTCATGGTCATGGCCCTGCTGCCGTTTTCCAATCTGGGCGAACGGCTGGGACTGCGCCGCGTCTATCAGATCGGGCAGGTCATCTTCATGGCGGCCTCGGCACTCACGCTGTTCGCCCATTCACTTCCGGCCCTCTTGCTCGTGCGCGTCGGGCAGGCGCTGGGTGCCGGCATGGCGATGAGCGTGTCGGCGGCCATGATCCGGGAGATCTACCCGAAGACCGGGTTGGGAAGCGGGCTGGGCATCAATTCGGTGATCGTGGCATCGGCCAATGCCGTCGCACCTGTCCTTGGGGGCCTGATCGTTGCGCGGGCGGATTGGCGGCTGATCTTCGTTGCCGCTGTTCCTTTTGCGCTGGTCTCGTTTCTGATCGGACGTTTTCTTCCCGACCCTGTTCGCGGGGAAGTCCCCTTCAACTGGCGCGCGGGCCTGTGGAGCGCGGGAACTTTCGCCATGCTGGTCGGTGGCATCGAACTGGCGGTCCATGGCGGCTGGGTCGCTGCAGGCATCGCGGTTGCGATTGGCGGCCTGATATCGGCGGTCTTGCTGGCGCGCAGCGAGCGGTCGCGGACCAGTCCGGTCTTCCCGGTCGACCTGCTTTCGCGCCCGGCAATCGGAATCTCGATCCTGGCGGCGATGGCCGGTTTCATCGGCACGGCAGGGCTCGTGGTCGCGCTGCCGTTCCAGCTCGAGCAGGGAATGGGCTTCAGTCCCACCGAAGTGGGGCTGCTGATCCTGCCGCTGCCTCTGACGATGCTGGTCGTCTCGCCCACGGCGGGATGGCTCTCGGACCGCGTCTCGCCATCGATCCTCGGGCTGACCGGCATGGTGATCGCCGCCATCGGACTTTTCCTGCTGGCCTTTCTTCCAGTCCATGCGGGGGCCGTGGAGATCGCCTGGCGCCTCGTCCTGTGCGGTCTGGGTTTCGGCCTGTTCTTTTCGCCCAATGCACGCATGGTCGTCGGCAATGCCCCGCGCGAGCGTACTGCGGCGGCTGGCGGCCTGTTGGCGACGGGCAGGCTCTTCGGCCAGACCCTTGGCGCCGCCTCGATCGGCCTGTTCCTCTCTTTCGGAGCCGGGTTGGGGCCGATTCCCATGCTGTTTGCGGCCGGGCTAGCGTTGCTGGCGGGGCTGGGAAGCCTGACGCGCTGGCGGGTCGCCGAGAACCCGCGCAGCGCGGTCAGCTGA